Within the Phaseolus vulgaris cultivar G19833 chromosome 9, P. vulgaris v2.0, whole genome shotgun sequence genome, the region TGATATGAAGGAGAAACAGAAGGTTGTAAATTTGGAAGGGAGAATTTTACTTTTTACAATGACCCGAGTTCCATTGTGCATGAGCGTTTTAGTGATATACAAACGATTTGCTAATCATTATTTAAAGGTAATGAATGATTGATATTTCAagtttttacttgaaattacatattacatataattttaacattttaaaacttttgtttTTACCTTGACGGGGGTAGTGTCTGAACGGGAATTTTCAGGCATCTGAAGCTGCGAATTAGAATCTTCTATTTATTCAGTATGAACTagaaacataattataaaacaaatatttccCTTACCTGGATGatatttaggaaaaaaaaattatataccaAATATTCGCTCAAAATAATGGATAGTGAAATTGATATAGATTAGCCACATAGGCTAGTTGCTGACTCTGCAATTTCCCTTCCTTAGCAAACATTTCACATGTCGTTTCCTCGGTGTGTCTTGACTCTATAATGATGATGGAAGCTTTGTTGAGCGCTAATTCATGAATAATCTTTAGTCGTGATGAACTACTAAAAAGCTGAATTTGTTTGAATACGTTTGGAATTTGAAATTAGTTCTGAATCATTTTACTCACCAAGGTCACCCAATGGCAAAAACTCTTCAACCTCTGCCGCTGGTTTTAGCTACAGATCCTGAGTTAAGAGAGAAAATAAagcatttaattttgttttgccCTTCTGTTTTTCTTGTACGTGTGTGTGCAGCTGGTTTAACATCCTACAAATTGCTTCCTCATCTCCAAAATCTCAATATACCCATAGTCCACACTgtcaaaattactttttttttgttaggtTGCTTCAATTTGAATTATTTCATATAAAGCCGTGTAAGAAGAAACCAACAATTTTGGTAGGCACAGGAAAGGGCATACGGTTTGTGCTTTGCGGAAATTATTCGATGACATTGgttttcatttttcaaatgtGAATTTATCAAATTGTGTGGATTATTTTTAGTGGAAGTCATCACGTGGATTCAAGAATTAATacgtgataaaaaaaaacttacgtGGACTTTGTACTCATAACAagcaaataattaataaattaaaatgtccCCGTGTACTTTTATATTGACATTTTAACCTATTAATAAGACAATTGGAGTTATGCATATACTTGAAGAATTAATAATCATTGGATTTAGCGTGTGAATAGGTTTGGATTGTAATTTGCAGTGAATTGAGTTGTCTTAATTCTGGTATCTTCAACCACCCTTTGTTTGGCGCGTAATTGCATGATGATGAGTGAGTGTTGGAGTATAAATTAGAGAGGGCAAAGGAAAGTGTAGCAGGAGTTGTGATGACAGAGAGATGTTATTTTCCCTCCAACCACCCATTCAGATTCtaacaatatttatttcatttccCTCTCCCTTTGTTTTCGCTACCTTCGTATTCCCCTCATATTTTTATGGTCAATTATAGATCCGCTGTTAACTGCTACATTACCAAACAAACCAATCTCAGTTTGATACAATCCATAGGGTTTTCACTCTCATGGACCTTCCGCTTCTCAGGAACGGTCTCCATTTTTCtccaagaaataaaaaatacctTCTCCTAATTGCCTTCTTCGGTGCCTCCGGTTACGCCGCCTACAGGGCTTACAATTCACCCTATGTCGCTCAAAAACGCCACCGTGTTGCCAAGCTCCTCAGAACCTTCGTTACCGTCGCCGAGTTGATTTCCGATTCTGCACACTCCGTTACCGTTATCTCTAACGACTTGCACCGATTCCTTGCTTCTGATTCCGACGAGATCCCCACCAGTTTGAAGCAGTTAGCGAAAATCGCCAAATCGAAGGAATTCTCAGCGTCGCTGGCTAGGGTTTCCGAGGCTGTGACCATTGGGATTTTGTTAGGGTGTAACTCACTGGCGGGTAATGATAATAACGGTATTGCTCCCTCGGAAATCACCGCGGAAGCTTCTAGATTCTCGGATAGGGTCTTAGAGAAGCTTTTCTCGAAGGCTGGGACGGGTTTTGTGTCCGTTGTGGTTGGGAGCTTTGCGAGGAACTTGGTTTTGGGTTTCTATGGTGCTGAATCGATGGGGGAGAGGTCTCAATCGGTGGTTCCTAGATGGGTGGATGCGATTTGTGACGAGAGGTGTGGCAAGTTTATTGGGGATTGTGTGCAGATTTTTGTGAGCACTGCGGTTGCTGTTTTTCTTGATAAGACAATGGATGTGAATACCTATGATGAAATGTTTGCCGGTTTGTCGAATCCCAAGCATCAGGAAAAGGTGAAGGGGATTTTAGTTTCCATGTGTAATGGTGCTGTTGAGACTTTTGTCAGAACTTCGCACCAGGTTTTGTCAAACCGGAGTGAGAGGTCGAATTCGGGTTTATCTATGTCTTCTGTTGTTGTTCCAGCAAGTGAAGATGGGTGCCTGAAACAGGAGGTTTTTCTGCAGCAGGTCAGGATTGGAAGCTCGGTTGGGGGGCCTCAGGATGTTGGGTGGCTTGAACAGATTAAGTCAACGCTGGCGGTGCCGGCAAACCGAAGGTTTGTGCTTGATGTCACGGGGAGGGTAACGCTTGAAACGGTGAGGTCATTTGTGGCGTTTTTGATGTGGAGAATATCAGATGGATTCAAAAGTAGTGTTGGTAAGGTTCATGATGAGGTAGTGAACAGAGGACTGGAAGTGGTAAGATATATTGGAGCCAAGTCATCGGTTATTTTTACCTTGTGTCTTGCTTTGTATTTGCATATTGTGGGTGGTAGTAGGATTGTTTTGCCTGCTTAGTATGATGTTTTTCATCCAACCTCTTAATTGTAATGCAGTTGGAATATAATGGCAGAAAATTCAGATCTTTTAGTTAGGTAGCATATATATGTTTCCAGGTATTaaatttgagttcatatttcagtacgtgaaaaagaaaaaaaattctggcTGTAATGTTCGAATTACTTTTTTAATCGATTCTCCATACCCAAAAACTGAGGCAATGGTTTAAGCCATCTTGCTCAAATTTACTTTGCTTCAATGCTGGTTGTATATAAACACAACACCTCTGAAAATTTGGatgattattttatactttcttGAATGGAAACAAAGTAAGTTGCTCCATCACTGTTATAGTTGAGGCATATTCATCTGCAGCAGTATATGAATATCGGTTTTGTTGGCATCAACCAGGCTGATACCAAGATTAAGTAATATTCTTCTATCTATTTTctgtaatttataaataatattcttCTAATTAGCCTTCCATCCTTGGTACACTTAATCTTAGTCATAAAACCTAGTTTTAGTGCCTTGCTTGTTTGTTTTTATATGGCAAATGGACAATCATATTTGTCTGAATATGCTGCTTTCCTCTCTCTATAAAGTTGACATTTAGCAGATTTGACTCTCTGCAACTGCTATAACTGGAACTGGCTGCCGGGTTTGTATCTGACTAATTTTTTGAGATTGTTGATGTAGTCAGGTGAGTTTAGCCTCTCTTATCCTTGAGCAGCAAACTTGGTTTTGTCGATTACTGTATGAGCAGCTAACTGCGTACTTAATGTTCCTAATACATTCTTCTCTAAAAGGAATATCGCATGCACATGGATGCTTTACATTCTTTACAttgttgttaatattattaatcagTACTGTTCCTTTTACATGCATTCTATTTCTTGCAATGGTTTCTTTAGGATTAGATTAAGAAGTCGTATCATGAAAGAACTCTTCATTTAATTAGTTCTGTTGAATCAGCGATACTCTTTACGAGTTGCTAGCAGTTACTATCACAGTTTTTTTCTCTAGATATGGCAATTAAATCTTAATCCATGGTTACTCATATCCCATCCTGCCCTGATTTTGATGGATAAAATATGCTTTGACTGAGTGTGTTTAGGTTTTTCCCAATTTGCAAAAGTGGGGTGGGTTTATGAATGTATCTACTTGCACCTGAATCCATCTTAAAGTCACACATGTGTATGGTGTACCTTGTGAGAGATGAGAGTTACGAAGGTGTGCTGTCAAGATTTACTATTTCGCCTTTGATACTTTCTCACTCTCTGACAATACACATGCATTTCTCTCAATCTTATTTCTTGTCATTGTTGGAAATATAAATTAAGTATTATGATTATTGAATctcttaaattattataattattcaaTAGTAAAGTTGAAACCATATATTCAGTTCTTAggtttctaattttataattcatttatctatcatttgaattaaaattttaaaattttgcatACCCAGCTCCTTCAAAGCTGTAACTGAAGCTGGAGAGGCAAAATCTAGACTAGACTCATCCCAAATCCATACCTAGTCTTCTTGACTTTACTCAGCATTTTTGTCCGTTATTCCTTTTAAATGGGCCCAGTTGCCTTTTTATTATTCATGTGATCTTGTCAGGGATTCAGTCTGGGGTCAATAGGGTACGAAGTTATCTTCAATGCTCTTACTGTATCCTGTTGAATATATATGATGTTTTTGTTCTTAGAACATGCCAATGCAACTCTATCTAGCTGATTTGAGTATTATAATTTGATTCCTTGTTTCTCAAAATCTGACTAAACTGTAGATTTGTGTCCTCTTCTGTTTTCTCTTTTGCAATGAATGAGATGTGGTTTAAGAGTTGAACACTAAAACTTTGTAAAACCGTGGGACTGAGAGGCTGTCTTTTCGTAGATTTAGAATTTGCTTGCTTCTCTGGCTGACGCGTTTTCTTTAGACCAGAGGACCTCTACCAGATTCTATACGTAGCCGGGTTAAGCGTTCTTCCTAGTTTGCACAACAAAAACATAACTAGGTCGTCCGCAGTGAGACTTTTTGTTTGGAATTTCAGAACCAATTACTTTAGAGACAAAACAATGAACCAATCACATAGTACTGAATGTCACTGCAGATATGGATTTTTCTTGGAAAACATTGTGTCTTCGTAACCCTTGGGGGTGCTAGGCAGTTAAAACTATTTTTGTACACTACACCTCTGTCAATCAATAGAATGCATTCGGCGTGTGTTATTTTCATAgataatgttattttaatatcagtaattatttatttttaaccacAATATCAGTAACTATTTTATTACTTGCGGTGTAACCTATACAACATATACACTAACAGAAGAGAAGACAATAAACTGCAACCCAATTTAAAAGTAAGCTATGACTGGGAGCAGAAACTTGGAGAACCAATCTAAAATTGGAGAATGCACACAAAAATCTAACCAGCATATCCCAACACATTAggacatatttataaataacaatCATAGTAAAAATAAATGGCTAAAATTACTGCTTTCTGCCGATTAATGCAGTACTCTTGTTGCATGACCTTCAAATCATAATCACCTAGAAGATAAAAAGGAATCATCCAAAACacaacaaattattaaaataaaatttatatgtatCTTGGAGTTGAGCTAGCTCCCAGCACAAATCTGAAATAGTCTCTGATATATAGGAAAATACTCTGTGAATTTTTAACATAAGTGATGAATTAGGGATGTTTACATGTATTCATGATCTTAAATATTTGGGATCGAGTATTTATGTGTTTCAGTGAAATTAGAATTGAGTATTAGATTTTGATTCAAACCCAaccattaataaaatatatttataactttattttatggTTTGTGTTCGTATAAAGAATAAAAGTTGagaaaactatatatatatat harbors:
- the LOC137821553 gene encoding protein PHLOEM PROTEIN 2-LIKE A10-like, with translation MDLPLLRNGLHFSPRNKKYLLLIAFFGASGYAAYRAYNSPYVAQKRHRVAKLLRTFVTVAELISDSAHSVTVISNDLHRFLASDSDEIPTSLKQLAKIAKSKEFSASLARVSEAVTIGILLGCNSLAGNDNNGIAPSEITAEASRFSDRVLEKLFSKAGTGFVSVVVGSFARNLVLGFYGAESMGERSQSVVPRWVDAICDERCGKFIGDCVQIFVSTAVAVFLDKTMDVNTYDEMFAGLSNPKHQEKVKGILVSMCNGAVETFVRTSHQVLSNRSERSNSGLSMSSVVVPASEDGCLKQEVFLQQVRIGSSVGGPQDVGWLEQIKSTLAVPANRRFVLDVTGRVTLETVRSFVAFLMWRISDGFKSSVGKVHDEVVNRGLEVVRYIGAKSSVIFTLCLALYLHIVGGSRIVLPA